In a single window of the Blastopirellula retiformator genome:
- the flgK gene encoding flagellar hook-associated protein FlgK produces the protein MTLYTSLQQTKNALLAAQIGIQVTGNNIANVNTPDYLRERVIYTPAPTQKYGGLLLGMGVQVEGVVQQVDKFLEERLRNSISDLANGETQENVYLQLEALVGELSNTDISTSLNDFLGSINDILNQPEDVGVRNLSVLRGQTLANDISSMYNRAQEIHTDLNKQVNQAADDINSLLNEIAELNVKITNLEAGPVTKSDAIGLRDQRQRKLTQLAEIIDIKGVEQENGSISVFLGGEYLVIDGIARQVETKTVAEDGLSIAKMTLAGTDSPIQVNSGKLKGLLTSRDDIVGDFLNNLDDFAQTLIFEFNRVFSSGQGESGYQTMTSEFFVAEESIDEPLDQAGLTYTPVNGSFTVHTLNTATGLTETENIAVKLNGLSDDTTLQDVADAINDIDGLSASISLDGHLQIDSDSPDIEFAFGNDTSGALAALGLGTFFTGTTARTIGVHDAVSTDPSKFAASKGGIGADTDNAVELASFLDRPLDTKGGRTIENEYETLVGDVTQSASVAKSVAEGYRVFKETLDGQKLGLSGVSLDEEAVNLITYQRQFQAASRLISVIDELLEVLVNL, from the coding sequence ATGACTCTTTACACATCTCTACAACAAACGAAAAACGCGCTGCTTGCCGCGCAAATCGGCATTCAGGTGACCGGCAATAATATTGCCAACGTCAATACGCCTGATTATTTGCGCGAACGGGTCATCTATACTCCTGCGCCGACGCAGAAGTACGGCGGCTTGCTGCTGGGCATGGGGGTCCAGGTCGAAGGGGTCGTCCAGCAAGTCGACAAGTTTCTTGAAGAGCGTCTGCGCAACTCGATCAGCGATCTGGCCAACGGCGAAACGCAGGAAAACGTCTATCTTCAGCTCGAGGCCTTGGTTGGCGAACTGAGCAATACCGACATCAGCACCTCGCTCAACGATTTCTTGGGCAGCATCAACGACATCTTGAACCAGCCGGAAGATGTCGGCGTCCGCAACCTGTCGGTGCTCCGCGGTCAAACGCTAGCTAATGATATTAGCAGCATGTACAACCGTGCGCAAGAAATTCACACCGACTTGAACAAGCAAGTCAACCAAGCGGCCGACGACATCAACAGTCTGCTGAATGAAATTGCCGAACTGAACGTCAAGATCACCAATCTCGAGGCGGGACCGGTCACCAAGAGCGACGCTATCGGTCTCCGCGATCAACGACAACGGAAGCTGACCCAGCTGGCCGAAATCATCGACATCAAAGGGGTCGAACAGGAAAACGGTTCGATTTCGGTCTTCCTGGGAGGCGAATACCTGGTGATCGACGGCATCGCCCGTCAGGTCGAGACCAAGACGGTCGCCGAAGATGGGTTGAGCATCGCCAAGATGACGCTCGCAGGGACCGACTCGCCGATTCAGGTCAATTCAGGCAAGCTCAAAGGTTTGCTCACCTCGCGCGACGACATCGTCGGCGATTTCCTGAACAACCTGGACGACTTCGCACAGACGTTAATCTTCGAGTTCAACCGCGTCTTTTCCAGCGGTCAGGGAGAGTCGGGCTACCAGACGATGACCAGCGAGTTCTTCGTCGCCGAAGAGTCGATCGACGAGCCGCTGGATCAGGCCGGCCTGACCTACACGCCGGTCAACGGCTCGTTCACCGTCCACACGCTCAACACGGCGACCGGGCTTACCGAGACCGAAAACATCGCGGTCAAACTGAACGGCTTGTCCGACGATACCACGCTGCAAGACGTCGCCGACGCGATCAATGACATTGACGGCTTAAGCGCTTCGATTTCGCTCGATGGACATCTGCAAATTGATAGCGACTCGCCTGACATTGAATTCGCCTTTGGCAACGATACCAGCGGAGCGCTGGCCGCCCTGGGACTCGGCACGTTCTTCACCGGAACCACGGCCCGCACGATCGGCGTGCATGACGCCGTTTCGACCGATCCCTCGAAGTTCGCCGCCAGCAAAGGCGGGATTGGGGCCGACACCGACAATGCGGTCGAACTCGCCAGTTTTCTCGATCGCCCGCTCGATACCAAAGGGGGGCGAACGATTGAAAACGAGTATGAAACCTTGGTCGGCGATGTGACCCAGTCGGCCTCGGTCGCCAAGTCGGTCGCCGAAGGATACCGCGTCTTCAAGGAAACGCTCGATGGCCAAAAGCTGGGCCTCAGCGGCGTCAGCCTGGACGAAGAAGCGGTCAACTTGATTACCTACCAGCGGCAGTTTCAAGCGGCGTCGCGATTGATTTCGGTCATCGACGAACTGCTGGAAGTGCTGGTCAACCTATAA
- the flgN gene encoding flagellar export chaperone FlgN: MSFTPIDDVSEASTVDWEASTAEVLQELTSVQDELIKVLGTKRSQMVARDIPGMEATQQRELELIKRLEQLRDVRHNLLTSAEQHGLPSDSIASLAEMADGDEGEKLREIASSAKDRMRTIQNETLVNFVLAQRSVLHLSQILQIIATGGKLQPIYEQENSAHQYSAQQGGTLVDHEA, encoded by the coding sequence ATGTCTTTTACGCCCATAGACGACGTGTCGGAAGCGTCGACCGTCGACTGGGAAGCGTCCACCGCCGAAGTTCTGCAAGAACTGACCAGCGTCCAGGACGAACTGATCAAAGTGCTCGGCACCAAGCGCAGCCAGATGGTCGCTCGGGATATCCCCGGCATGGAGGCGACCCAACAGCGCGAGTTGGAGCTGATCAAGCGGCTCGAGCAACTTCGCGATGTGCGGCACAACCTGCTGACCTCGGCCGAACAACACGGGTTGCCCAGCGATAGCATTGCGTCGCTAGCCGAGATGGCTGATGGCGACGAAGGCGAGAAGCTGCGCGAGATAGCCAGTTCGGCGAAGGATCGGATGCGGACCATCCAGAACGAGACCCTGGTTAACTTCGTGCTAGCCCAGCGTTCCGTCCTGCATTTGTCGCAGATTTTGCAGATCATCGCGACCGGCGGCAAACTTCAGCCGATTTATGAACAGGAGAACTCCGCGCACCAATACTCGGCGCAACAAGGAGGAACTCTTGTGGACCACGAGGCGTAA
- a CDS encoding rod-binding protein yields the protein MVSNVNADPNVTAPNAKNLEVREKFDQFVGETLFGQMLKSMRKSVGKPAYFHGGRGEEVFQSQLDQLLVEKLSEASAQELSGPMFEQFMSQQNLSAEPNASSSSSDSSQRPPHWKQVSLLQAVQTLDDQPSAPLLDALA from the coding sequence ATGGTTAGCAACGTCAACGCCGATCCGAATGTCACCGCTCCCAACGCCAAGAACTTGGAAGTTCGGGAAAAGTTCGATCAGTTCGTCGGCGAGACGCTGTTTGGCCAGATGTTGAAGTCGATGCGGAAGTCGGTCGGCAAGCCCGCCTATTTTCATGGCGGTCGCGGCGAAGAGGTCTTCCAATCGCAACTCGATCAACTGCTGGTTGAAAAACTGTCTGAGGCGAGCGCCCAGGAGCTGTCAGGTCCCATGTTCGAGCAATTCATGTCGCAACAAAATTTGAGCGCCGAACCGAATGCGAGCAGCAGCTCTAGCGATTCGTCGCAACGTCCCCCGCACTGGAAACAGGTCAGCTTGTTGCAGGCCGTTCAAACGTTAGACGATCAACCGAGCGCTCCGCTGTTGGACGCTTTGGCGTAA
- a CDS encoding flagellar basal body P-ring protein FlgI, translating into MIASAMKPVRLLSLVVVAAFAAVAHAQPQTQPPVAPPQPLVAERFQITQPLSTFVRVKGQEENFLQGIGLVVGLKGTGDKQLTPTHKALSLVLKHLGSNSGSGPEGEYLPEALKTVTNTALVIVQARVPAEGADEGDMIDCEVSSLGAKSLEGGSLAISTLQGPNPHDKTVWAMASGNLETFSKAVPTNARISSGCRIERSIRNTFVSKDNKVYLVLNDGHKDWQMAQEVVFSISNLLQVGQGSSAGTQIARALDQKTIEVQIPPQYQSDPVFFVSILMDTPIVDKQLNNKVVINKARGVIVVGSDVEIGPDVVTHNGIKIETIDPESNKFVPVNTQPAYATRLKDLVDALNTLKVPAEDVIDIIVAIHAQGKLYGELVFVN; encoded by the coding sequence ATGATCGCATCCGCCATGAAACCCGTTCGCCTCTTGTCGCTGGTCGTCGTCGCCGCGTTTGCGGCCGTCGCCCATGCTCAGCCGCAAACGCAACCGCCGGTCGCCCCGCCGCAGCCGCTGGTCGCCGAACGTTTTCAAATCACGCAGCCGCTGTCGACCTTCGTCCGCGTCAAAGGCCAGGAAGAAAACTTCCTGCAAGGGATTGGCCTAGTGGTCGGTCTGAAAGGGACCGGCGACAAGCAGCTGACCCCGACCCACAAGGCGTTGTCGCTGGTGCTGAAGCACCTGGGCAGCAACTCCGGTTCGGGCCCCGAGGGCGAATACCTGCCGGAAGCGCTGAAGACCGTTACCAACACCGCCCTAGTGATCGTGCAGGCTCGGGTGCCGGCCGAAGGCGCCGACGAAGGGGACATGATCGACTGCGAAGTCAGCTCGCTCGGCGCGAAGAGCCTGGAAGGCGGATCGCTGGCGATCAGCACGCTGCAAGGCCCCAATCCACACGACAAAACGGTCTGGGCGATGGCCTCCGGCAACCTCGAAACGTTCAGCAAAGCGGTGCCGACCAACGCTCGCATCAGTTCGGGCTGCCGAATCGAGCGGTCGATTCGCAACACGTTCGTCTCGAAAGACAACAAGGTCTACCTGGTGCTGAACGACGGGCACAAAGATTGGCAGATGGCCCAAGAGGTCGTCTTCAGCATCAGCAACCTGCTGCAAGTCGGACAAGGCTCGTCGGCCGGGACGCAAATCGCCCGGGCGCTTGATCAAAAGACGATCGAAGTGCAGATCCCGCCGCAGTATCAATCGGATCCGGTCTTTTTCGTCTCGATCCTGATGGACACGCCGATCGTCGACAAGCAATTGAATAACAAGGTGGTGATCAACAAGGCCCGCGGCGTGATCGTGGTCGGCTCGGACGTCGAAATCGGCCCCGACGTCGTCACCCACAACGGCATCAAGATCGAAACGATCGATCCGGAATCGAACAAGTTTGTGCCGGTCAATACGCAGCCCGCCTATGCGACCCGGCTGAAAGATCTGGTCGACGCCCTGAACACGCTGAAAGTTCCGGCCGAGGACGTGATCGACATCATCGTGGCGATCCACGCTCAAGGCAAACTGTATGGCGAACTGGTTTTTGTGAACTAA
- a CDS encoding flagellar basal body L-ring protein FlgH, with protein sequence MNRTAILLSLLLTAGVASLAAAQGPTSSLAQRSLPGVPNGQGEQVEGAIRDLSWLYRELPPPRKIQVQDIVHIRVDEAAEMESEGQLNRRKQSNFNAILSNWVHLENLKAIVPDAQNEGSPQITGQLNSNNRSQGTLETLEEVRFRVAATVLEILPNGTLKLEAQKEIEVNNEVWTYYLRGICRVEDIDPNNVVLSERLANLSITKRESGNVRDSYRRGWLLLMWDEWKWF encoded by the coding sequence ATGAACCGTACCGCGATCCTACTTTCACTGCTGCTGACCGCCGGCGTCGCTTCGCTGGCCGCCGCTCAAGGCCCAACCTCGAGCCTGGCTCAGCGTAGCCTACCGGGCGTCCCCAACGGACAAGGCGAACAAGTCGAAGGCGCCATCCGCGACCTGAGCTGGCTCTACCGCGAATTGCCCCCGCCGCGCAAGATTCAGGTCCAGGACATCGTCCACATTCGCGTTGACGAAGCGGCCGAAATGGAGTCGGAAGGCCAACTGAATCGGCGGAAACAGTCGAACTTCAACGCGATCCTGTCGAACTGGGTTCACCTCGAAAACCTGAAGGCGATCGTGCCGGACGCCCAAAACGAGGGCTCGCCCCAGATCACCGGTCAGCTCAACAGCAACAATCGCTCGCAAGGCACCTTGGAAACGCTCGAAGAAGTCCGGTTTCGCGTCGCGGCGACCGTGCTCGAGATCTTGCCCAACGGCACGCTGAAGCTGGAAGCCCAAAAAGAGATCGAGGTCAACAACGAGGTCTGGACCTACTACCTGCGAGGCATCTGCCGCGTCGAAGACATCGATCCGAACAACGTCGTGCTGAGCGAACGCCTGGCGAACCTGAGCATCACCAAGCGTGAATCAGGCAACGTCCGCGACTCGTATCGCCGCGGCTGGTTGTTGCTGATGTGGGACGAATGGAAGTGGTTCTAA
- the flgA gene encoding flagellar basal body P-ring formation chaperone FlgA translates to MLRTLATFALLLTGLTGAAHGYDVVLRREAVVVDSIVRLGDLADVAGPSQRYVQELEQLELFPAPSAARSRFVTINDIRAQLSARGFKDADLYFTGASRTRIVRTSGDAPVRETIRQAADATSIQQTVWNGGPLAEGEQLVVHTVRPIRRGEVIQATDLTVQPLNLVRTNGNYETRIESLIGKQAVRSLPAERPIEAGWVQEPIVIRQNDVVTVMVKIGGLVIRRDAIAAGDASVGQLLNVQAISPDSRRGQERGEMFQVRAIGHGQAITLNSDEHHVTATAPKGAQQ, encoded by the coding sequence ATGCTTCGTACCCTCGCCACTTTCGCTCTGCTGCTAACGGGCCTGACCGGCGCCGCGCACGGCTACGACGTCGTCCTCCGCCGCGAAGCGGTGGTCGTCGACTCGATCGTTCGCCTGGGCGATCTGGCCGACGTCGCCGGCCCGTCGCAGCGATACGTGCAAGAGCTGGAGCAGTTGGAATTGTTCCCCGCCCCCAGCGCCGCCCGCTCTCGCTTCGTCACCATCAACGATATCCGCGCCCAACTCAGCGCTCGCGGGTTTAAGGACGCCGACCTGTACTTCACCGGCGCCAGTCGCACGCGCATCGTTCGCACCAGCGGCGACGCTCCGGTTCGCGAAACGATTCGCCAAGCCGCCGACGCAACCTCGATCCAGCAAACCGTCTGGAACGGCGGTCCGCTGGCCGAAGGCGAACAACTGGTCGTCCATACCGTTCGCCCGATTCGTCGCGGCGAAGTGATCCAAGCGACCGACCTGACCGTGCAACCGCTGAACCTAGTGCGGACCAACGGCAACTACGAAACCCGCATCGAATCGCTGATCGGCAAACAAGCGGTTCGTTCGCTGCCGGCCGAGCGTCCGATCGAAGCGGGCTGGGTGCAAGAGCCGATCGTCATTCGTCAAAACGACGTCGTCACCGTCATGGTCAAGATTGGCGGCCTGGTGATTCGCCGCGATGCGATCGCCGCCGGCGACGCCAGCGTTGGTCAACTGCTGAACGTTCAAGCGATCTCACCCGATTCGCGCCGCGGTCAGGAACGAGGCGAAATGTTCCAGGTTCGTGCAATCGGCCACGGTCAGGCCATCACGCTCAATAGCGACGAACATCACGTCACCGCTACCGCCCCGAAAGGAGCCCAACAATGA
- the flgG gene encoding flagellar basal-body rod protein FlgG: MSVQTLYTAATGMQSLQTKLDVISNNLANVNTTAFKKDRANFEDLFYDNRVLPGQLDSTSNPTPTGTAIGLGVRVSSTQTDFQQGAFRETNRSLDWTIRGQGFFQVLDPSGQTFYTRAGNFSINANGEIVTGSAGIGRPLEPSIVIPPDATAIEVSSDGIVSVQRPGLQTLEEVGQIQLANFINPEGLLKLGDNLYAETNASSAAIISNPNLDGFGGIEKGFLEASNVEPVQELVDLITTQRSFELNSQTVQAGDQILQLITNLRR; this comes from the coding sequence ATGAGCGTTCAAACCCTCTACACCGCCGCCACTGGGATGCAGTCGCTGCAGACCAAGCTCGACGTGATCTCCAATAACCTGGCGAACGTCAACACGACCGCCTTCAAGAAGGATCGCGCGAACTTCGAGGATCTGTTCTACGACAACCGCGTCTTGCCGGGCCAGCTCGACAGCACGTCGAACCCGACGCCGACCGGCACCGCCATCGGTTTGGGCGTTCGCGTTTCCAGCACGCAGACCGACTTCCAGCAAGGCGCCTTCCGCGAAACCAACCGCTCGCTCGACTGGACAATTCGCGGCCAAGGCTTTTTCCAAGTCCTCGACCCGAGCGGCCAGACCTTCTACACCCGGGCCGGCAACTTCTCGATCAACGCCAATGGCGAAATCGTCACCGGTTCGGCCGGCATCGGTCGTCCGCTGGAACCGTCGATCGTGATTCCTCCCGACGCGACCGCGATCGAAGTTTCGTCCGACGGCATCGTTTCGGTACAGCGTCCTGGCCTGCAGACCTTGGAAGAAGTGGGACAGATTCAGCTGGCCAACTTCATTAACCCGGAAGGCCTGTTGAAGCTGGGCGATAACCTCTACGCCGAAACGAACGCTTCGAGCGCGGCGATCATCAGCAACCCCAACCTCGACGGTTTCGGCGGTATCGAGAAAGGCTTCCTCGAAGCCTCGAACGTCGAACCGGTCCAGGAACTGGTCGACCTGATCACCACCCAACGCTCGTTTGAACTCAATTCGCAAACCGTCCAGGCGGGCGACCAGATCCTGCAGTTGATCACGAACCTGCGTCGTTAA
- a CDS encoding flagellar hook-basal body protein, with amino-acid sequence MPYGLYIAAEGAQAQAQRVEVLANNIANVDTAGFKRDLAVLQARYSQAIEDGKDYPNSGSINDVGGGVYVSERVTDYARGTLRGTNMPTDLAIEGEGFFQILIDGQKYLTRAGDFTFTAEGNLVTASGNPVLDTQGEPIQVDPEALARHVGDYFDTNGFVTVGGDVVPLSMVKPASLSDLAKYGDTAFYPLAGVQELEIDERQTRPGFLEGSGVNSITEMMTMIEAQRAYEANVNLIKNHDEMLGNLVNRVLRQG; translated from the coding sequence ATGCCATACGGCCTATACATCGCCGCGGAAGGCGCCCAAGCCCAAGCCCAACGGGTCGAAGTGCTCGCAAACAACATCGCGAACGTCGACACGGCGGGCTTCAAGCGCGATCTAGCCGTTCTCCAGGCTCGTTATTCCCAGGCCATTGAGGACGGCAAAGACTATCCCAACTCTGGCTCGATCAACGATGTCGGCGGCGGCGTCTACGTCAGCGAACGGGTCACCGACTACGCTCGCGGCACGCTGCGAGGCACCAACATGCCGACCGACCTGGCGATCGAAGGGGAAGGCTTCTTCCAGATCCTGATCGACGGGCAAAAGTATCTGACTCGCGCCGGCGACTTCACCTTCACCGCCGAAGGCAATCTGGTCACCGCTTCGGGCAACCCGGTGCTCGACACGCAAGGCGAGCCAATCCAGGTTGATCCCGAAGCTTTGGCCCGCCACGTGGGCGACTACTTCGACACCAACGGTTTCGTCACCGTTGGCGGCGACGTCGTCCCGCTGTCGATGGTCAAACCCGCTTCGCTAAGCGACTTGGCCAAGTATGGCGACACCGCCTTTTATCCGCTGGCCGGCGTGCAGGAGTTGGAAATAGACGAACGTCAGACCCGTCCCGGATTTCTGGAAGGCTCCGGCGTCAATTCGATCACCGAAATGATGACCATGATCGAAGCCCAACGCGCCTACGAAGCGAACGTCAACCTGATCAAAAACCACGACGAGATGCTCGGAAACCTGGTAAACCGCGTACTCCGCCAAGGCTAA
- the hemC gene encoding hydroxymethylbilane synthase, translated as MPAIRIGTRGSQLAQWQANWVADQLRAGGAEVEIIQIATQGDVTKGPLDSIGGRGVFTTEIQAALLDNRIDVAVHSLKDLPTEAVAGLRLTAVPERAADGDVLISPKASDVLSLPNEAIIGTGSMRRKAQLLHLRSDLQIRDIRGNLDTRLRKLDDGHYDAIILAEAGLRRLEMYERIRHVIPKTQMLPAVGQGALGLEIRENDMVSADVLAPLNHAPSHYSVLAERSMLRNLRGGCLAPVGAWGRIDDAKQLLFLDGVVVSGDGHHKITASACGPPNRAEDIGRQVADQLAIQGAERLIAFARATGG; from the coding sequence ATGCCAGCTATACGGATTGGAACGCGAGGCAGTCAACTCGCACAATGGCAAGCCAACTGGGTTGCCGATCAGCTTCGCGCCGGCGGAGCGGAAGTCGAAATCATCCAGATCGCCACCCAAGGTGACGTCACGAAAGGCCCCCTCGACTCGATCGGCGGACGGGGCGTCTTTACGACCGAAATTCAGGCGGCCCTGCTCGACAACCGCATCGACGTCGCCGTCCACAGTCTCAAAGATCTGCCGACCGAAGCGGTCGCGGGCCTACGACTGACGGCGGTGCCCGAACGTGCGGCCGATGGCGACGTCCTGATCTCGCCCAAGGCGTCGGACGTCCTCAGCCTGCCGAACGAGGCGATCATCGGTACCGGCAGCATGCGCCGCAAAGCGCAACTGTTACACCTGCGATCCGATCTGCAGATCCGCGACATCCGCGGCAATCTCGACACCCGGCTCCGCAAACTGGACGACGGTCACTATGACGCGATCATCCTGGCCGAAGCGGGCCTCCGCCGGCTTGAGATGTACGAACGGATCCGCCACGTCATTCCGAAGACGCAGATGCTGCCGGCCGTTGGCCAAGGAGCGCTAGGTCTGGAGATTCGTGAGAACGACATGGTCTCGGCCGACGTGCTAGCGCCGCTCAATCACGCTCCGTCCCACTACTCGGTCTTGGCCGAGCGTTCGATGCTTCGCAACTTGCGAGGCGGATGCCTGGCGCCGGTCGGCGCTTGGGGACGGATCGACGATGCCAAGCAGTTGCTGTTTCTCGATGGCGTCGTCGTCAGCGGCGACGGCCACCACAAGATCACCGCCTCGGCCTGCGGACCGCCCAATCGCGCCGAAGACATTGGCCGTCAGGTCGCCGACCAACTGGCGATCCAAGGCGCCGAACGACTGATCGCCTTCGCCCGAGCAACCGGCGGTTAG